The window GGAGCCAGCCGTCGGCGCGCAGGTCGAGCCGGGCGTGGTTGGTCGAGGTGTAGTCGTCGCGGATCACGACGTTGGACTCGCTGGAGCGACCGATCGTGATCGGTCCGCCGCCGAGGGGCATCTCCATGCCCTCGCGCGCGCCCTCGGTGATCACGAGACGCACCGCGGCCGGCGAGGGGGACTGGGTCGCGGCGGTCGGTTGCCCGATCAGGTCGGTGAACGCGCCGCCCGAGGCCGCTGCCGGCGCCGCCGCTGCGGGGATCGTCGGGGTCGTCGGGCCGGAGGGTGCCGACTTGGAATCCATGGGGATCGTGCGCACGCGCTGGCCGAAGAGATCACTGCGGAGGGCGAAGACGATCACGAAGACGAACAGCCAGAGCACCGCGAGGAACGCGAAGCGCAGGACGAGCAGGGTCAGGCCTGTGGTCATCGAGCACCTCCGTCGTTCTCCGGGATCACCCGGAACACCATACGGGTACGACCGATCTCGATGGTGGAGTCCGGCTCCACGATCGCCTGTTGGAAGTGCTGACCGTTCAGCTTCGAGCCGTTCGTCGAGCCCAGATCGGTGGCCTGGGCGTGCTTCCCGTCCCAGAGGACCTCGACGTGCTTCCGGCTCGTCCCGGTGTCCGCGATCGTGATGTCCGCGTCGCTGCCGCGGCCGATCACGGTGCGTCCGCGCTGCAGGCGGTGGCGCTGCGAACCGATGTCGAGCACGGCGATCCAGGCGACGTCGCGCTGCACCGTGGTGGAGTCGATCTGCAGGATGCCCGTGGAGAGCGTGCCGTCCTGTTGCAGTCGGATGGTGACCGGTCCGGAGAACGAGTAGTTCTGTGCGACGGCGTGCTGGTGGGCCATCTGCGTGAGTTCGTCGATCAGTGGACGACCGACGTCGTTCATGCGCGTGAAGTCCGGTGGCGCCAGACGCACGGTGAACTCGTTCGGCACCAGGATCCGCTCGCGGGACACCACGGCGGCCTTCGTGTCGAGCTCGCGGCGCAGGGCACTCGAGATCTCGACCGGCTGCACACCGGAGCGGAAGGTCTTCGCGAACGCGCCGTTCACGGCGCGCTC of the Curtobacterium sp. TC1 genome contains:
- a CDS encoding FHA domain-containing protein, which translates into the protein MTTGLTLLVLRFAFLAVLWLFVFVIVFALRSDLFGQRVRTIPMDSKSAPSGPTTPTIPAAAAPAAASGGAFTDLIGQPTAATQSPSPAAVRLVITEGAREGMEMPLGGGPITIGRSSESNVVIRDDYTSTNHARLDLRADGWLLTDLESTNGTFVNGQKVSAPLIVAERTPITIGTTTFELRR
- a CDS encoding FhaA domain-containing protein — translated: MGLLDNFERGLERAVNGAFAKTFRSGVQPVEISSALRRELDTKAAVVSRERILVPNEFTVRLAPPDFTRMNDVGRPLIDELTQMAHQHAVAQNYSFSGPVTIRLQQDGTLSTGILQIDSTTVQRDVAWIAVLDIGSQRHRLQRGRTVIGRGSDADITIADTGTSRKHVEVLWDGKHAQATDLGSTNGSKLNGQHFQQAIVEPDSTIEIGRTRMVFRVIPENDGGAR